Proteins encoded together in one Rhizobium sp. 11515TR window:
- the tssF gene encoding type VI secretion system baseplate subunit TssF → MADGFLQRYNDELAAIRRRAARFADAFPKIAGRLRLTGEVADDPHVERLIQSFAYSAARVRQKLDDEFPELTDGLLETLYPHYLAPLPSMSIVRFVPSSTLTSVQTVPRHTEIFAEPIGGESCRFRTTQDTQVAPIEIVSASLTGHPISAPPSSHAGAAGCLRLSIRARDANKPLGEIGLDRLRLHIGSSWQQAVAIHELLVNHTLGVALAHHADDRAPIMLPAKALQAVGFEPDEAILPYPSSSFTGYRLLTEFFALPQKFLFIDIVGLKAWRGETLEIFIYLDETSAKLERIISTRDFVLNATPIVNLFRQNCEPIALDGTRTEYRVLPDARRQKTREIYAIEKVVVSARTGDEEQCQPFFGRSLKGGASSLFWQCARRFDADDHTSDMEITFVDRARRASGPLDKIASIDALCLNRELPEQLPFGGGHPYLQLASGSEAVGSVEALMAPTPSVRMNEQQGRNWRLMSHLQLNHLSIFDNDGAALKDILALYAFRDSRETRLLADALVRVDAKSSMTRLGSGGMVTGTDIRLEFDPAAIDRPSAYLFGSVLDRFFGLYTSINSFTRLSISMKGQSKPIAVWPARAAERPLL, encoded by the coding sequence ATCGCCGGCCGGCTACGCCTGACCGGCGAGGTTGCGGACGATCCGCATGTCGAACGGCTGATCCAGAGCTTCGCCTATTCGGCCGCCCGCGTACGCCAGAAGCTCGATGACGAGTTTCCGGAACTGACGGATGGCTTGCTGGAAACCCTTTATCCGCACTATCTGGCGCCATTGCCCTCGATGAGCATCGTGCGCTTCGTACCAAGCAGCACGCTGACATCGGTGCAGACGGTGCCGCGTCACACCGAAATCTTCGCAGAGCCGATCGGCGGCGAGAGCTGCCGTTTCCGCACGACGCAGGATACGCAGGTCGCGCCGATCGAGATCGTTTCCGCATCGTTGACCGGCCACCCGATCAGCGCGCCGCCCTCCTCTCATGCAGGTGCGGCCGGTTGCCTGCGTCTATCGATCCGGGCGCGGGATGCAAACAAGCCGCTCGGCGAGATCGGCCTCGACAGGCTGCGGCTTCATATCGGTTCGTCCTGGCAGCAGGCTGTCGCCATCCACGAGCTTCTCGTCAATCACACGCTCGGCGTCGCCCTTGCCCACCACGCCGATGACCGTGCTCCGATCATGTTGCCGGCCAAGGCATTGCAGGCTGTCGGTTTCGAGCCGGATGAAGCGATCCTGCCCTATCCAAGCTCAAGCTTTACCGGCTATCGTCTGCTGACGGAATTCTTTGCCTTGCCACAAAAATTCCTCTTCATCGACATCGTCGGGCTGAAGGCCTGGCGCGGCGAGACACTGGAAATCTTCATCTATCTCGATGAAACCAGCGCAAAGCTGGAGCGTATCATTTCCACCCGTGATTTCGTCTTGAATGCCACTCCGATCGTCAACCTGTTTCGCCAAAACTGCGAACCGATCGCGCTCGACGGCACACGCACGGAATATCGCGTGCTGCCGGACGCCAGGCGGCAAAAGACGCGCGAGATTTATGCGATCGAGAAAGTGGTCGTATCCGCGCGCACCGGAGACGAGGAACAGTGCCAACCCTTCTTCGGCCGCAGCCTGAAGGGCGGAGCCTCATCGCTTTTCTGGCAGTGCGCGCGCCGTTTCGATGCCGACGACCATACCTCGGATATGGAAATCACCTTCGTAGACCGTGCCCGCCGGGCAAGCGGTCCCCTCGACAAGATCGCCAGCATCGACGCCCTGTGCCTCAACCGCGAACTGCCGGAGCAACTGCCTTTTGGCGGTGGCCATCCCTATTTGCAGCTGGCGTCCGGCAGCGAGGCAGTCGGCTCAGTCGAAGCCTTGATGGCACCTACGCCTTCTGTGCGAATGAACGAGCAGCAAGGGCGCAACTGGCGGCTCATGTCGCATCTCCAGCTCAATCATCTTTCCATTTTCGACAATGATGGTGCCGCGCTGAAGGATATTCTTGCGCTCTATGCCTTCAGGGACAGCCGCGAAACCAGACTACTTGCCGACGCTCTTGTGCGGGTCGACGCAAAAAGCTCGATGACGCGACTTGGCAGCGGCGGGATGGTGACGGGCACGGATATCCGGCTGGAATTTGACCCGGCCGCCATCGACAGGCCTTCGGCCTATCTCTTCGGCAGTGTCCTCGACCGGTTTTTCGGGCTTTACACCTCGATCAACAGTTTCACCCG